From the genome of Hyalangium gracile, one region includes:
- a CDS encoding cytochrome-c peroxidase translates to MKAISFAGALTLATVAFAGDNAAPPLPLGLSPKLYELTVPKPPTPAQVALGEKLFNDKRLSADDSVSCATCHDPAKAFADGKAQAVGIKNQVGQRNSPTVLNALFLATQFWDGRAGTLEDQAKLPILNPIEMGMPSPEAVVTKVKAIPEYSAAFKQLNGRDVTYDDIAAAIAAFERTKLSGNARFDRFLAGDSKAFSAQEKRGWALFNGKGRCNSCHAGNAVSPLFSDQKFHNIGIAAHKQDFVQLASEAIRVVRAGDEQQIDRLALETKFSELGRFLVTRKENDIGSFKTPTLRNIGVTGPYMHDGSLTTLWDVMDHYNKGGIPNPYLDGGMQRLGLTEPEIDDLVAFMFALTSDDFQALEKKEFARQRGLKNKRPERDTDAAMGKKGNLGDLAPNPDIKNPADVGLYGPVVKAEK, encoded by the coding sequence ATGAAAGCGATCTCCTTCGCAGGCGCGCTCACGTTGGCAACCGTGGCGTTCGCGGGTGACAACGCCGCTCCCCCGCTCCCACTCGGACTCTCCCCCAAGCTCTACGAGCTGACCGTTCCCAAGCCCCCTACCCCGGCCCAGGTGGCGCTCGGGGAGAAGCTGTTCAACGACAAGCGGCTGTCCGCCGATGACTCGGTGAGCTGCGCCACCTGTCACGACCCGGCCAAGGCCTTCGCCGACGGCAAGGCCCAGGCGGTAGGCATCAAGAACCAGGTGGGCCAGCGCAACAGCCCTACCGTCCTCAATGCCCTCTTCCTGGCCACCCAGTTCTGGGACGGCCGGGCCGGCACCCTCGAGGACCAGGCCAAGCTGCCCATCCTCAACCCCATCGAGATGGGCATGCCCTCCCCGGAGGCCGTCGTCACCAAGGTGAAGGCCATCCCCGAGTACAGCGCCGCCTTCAAGCAGCTCAACGGCCGCGACGTCACCTATGACGACATCGCCGCCGCCATCGCCGCCTTCGAGCGGACGAAGCTGTCCGGCAACGCCCGCTTCGATCGGTTCCTCGCGGGCGACTCGAAGGCCTTCTCCGCCCAGGAGAAGCGCGGGTGGGCCCTCTTCAACGGCAAGGGCCGGTGCAACTCCTGCCACGCCGGCAACGCCGTCTCCCCCCTCTTCTCCGATCAGAAGTTCCACAACATCGGCATCGCCGCGCACAAGCAGGACTTCGTGCAGCTCGCCTCCGAGGCGATCCGCGTCGTCCGCGCCGGCGATGAGCAGCAGATCGACCGGCTGGCGCTCGAGACGAAGTTCTCCGAGCTGGGTCGCTTCCTGGTGACGCGGAAGGAGAACGACATCGGCTCCTTCAAGACGCCCACGCTGCGCAACATCGGAGTGACGGGGCCGTACATGCACGACGGCTCGCTGACCACCCTGTGGGACGTGATGGACCACTACAACAAGGGCGGCATCCCCAACCCCTACCTCGACGGGGGGATGCAGCGGCTGGGCCTCACCGAGCCGGAGATCGACGATCTCGTGGCGTTCATGTTCGCCCTCACCTCGGACGACTTCCAGGCCCTGGAGAAGAAGGAGTTCGCCCGCCAGCGCGGCCTGAAGAACAAGCGCCCGGAGCGGGACACCGACGCGGCGATGGGAAAGAAGGGCAACCTGGGCGATCTCGCCCCCAACCCCGACATCAAGAACCCGGCCGATGTGGGGCTGTACGGTCCGGTCGTCAAGGCGGAGAAGTGA
- a CDS encoding metallophosphoesterase family protein, with amino-acid sequence MRKGVKSIETKHYEERDSFFDGLRRMDRRGFMRLAGLSAGIAAAKGLVTPQSFQLISVAEAAPSARPKFSFAYISDSHLYKKELNDRFVRSLVRAVDDVNRLDPQPDFVLYGGDLAQLGQKEELDLGKQILKSLKAPVKMMVGEHDWFLDMGEHWRALFGEPQYSFDHKGVHFVTLMSVNEKDFWTARGMTPMERMQTVAGLDNGLQSRFEVGQPGREWLKADLAKVDKNTPIVVFSHSPLYKYYKPWNFWTDDADDVQALLKPFKNVTVIHGHTHQMLSNQIGNISFHGMLSTAWPWPYAPEGLPSLTVPMNRPDPFSNFDGCGDGRMDVLEGGLVDKLYNLWDRDPVTVKATYLASNGKQDRPPSSRLPPY; translated from the coding sequence ATGCGCAAAGGCGTGAAGAGCATCGAGACGAAGCACTACGAAGAGCGCGACTCCTTCTTCGACGGGCTGCGGCGCATGGACCGCCGGGGCTTCATGCGGCTGGCGGGCCTGTCCGCCGGCATCGCCGCCGCCAAGGGGCTGGTGACGCCGCAGAGCTTCCAGCTCATCAGCGTCGCGGAGGCGGCCCCGAGCGCCAGGCCGAAGTTCTCCTTCGCGTACATCTCGGACTCGCACCTGTACAAGAAGGAGCTCAACGACCGGTTCGTGCGCTCGCTGGTGCGCGCGGTGGATGATGTCAACCGCCTGGATCCCCAGCCGGACTTCGTCCTCTACGGCGGCGACCTGGCGCAGCTCGGCCAGAAGGAGGAGCTGGATCTCGGCAAGCAGATCCTCAAGAGCCTCAAGGCGCCGGTGAAGATGATGGTCGGGGAGCACGACTGGTTCCTCGACATGGGCGAGCACTGGCGCGCGCTGTTCGGCGAGCCGCAGTACTCGTTCGATCACAAGGGCGTCCACTTCGTCACGCTGATGAGCGTGAACGAGAAGGACTTCTGGACCGCGCGTGGCATGACGCCCATGGAGCGCATGCAGACGGTGGCCGGCCTGGACAACGGCCTCCAGTCGCGCTTCGAGGTCGGCCAGCCCGGCCGCGAGTGGCTCAAGGCGGACCTGGCCAAGGTGGACAAGAACACGCCCATCGTCGTGTTCAGCCACTCGCCGCTCTACAAGTACTACAAGCCGTGGAACTTCTGGACGGACGACGCCGACGACGTCCAGGCGCTGCTCAAGCCGTTCAAGAACGTCACGGTCATCCACGGCCACACGCACCAGATGCTCTCGAACCAGATCGGGAACATCTCCTTCCACGGCATGCTGTCCACGGCGTGGCCCTGGCCCTACGCGCCCGAGGGGCTGCCGTCGCTCACCGTCCCGATGAACCGCCCGGACCCGTTCAGCAACTTCGACGGCTGCGGCGACGGCCGCATGGACGTGCTCGAGGGCGGGCTCGTCGACAAGCTCTACAACCTGTGGGACCGCGATCCCGTCACCGTGAAGGCCACGTACCTGGCCAGCAACGGCAAGCAGGATCGTCCGCCCTCTTCTCGGCTCCCCCCCTACTAG
- a CDS encoding catalase has protein sequence MTTRSHLTTEAGAPVADNQHSQTAGPTGPVLLQDHHLIEKLARFNRERIPERVVHAVGSGAYGHFEVTNPDVARWTRMKLFSQEGKRTEVFVRFSTVAGSRGAPDTARDPRGFAVRFYTEDGNWDVVGNSTPIFFLRDGIKFPDFIHSQKYDPFTNCQEPDNVWDFFSYSPEATHQFTWLFGDRGIPATLRHMDGFGSHTFQWVNAAGERFWVKFHFKTHQGIRNLTSEEAEAIGGRDPQYHQRDLYGAIQRGEFPSWTLKVQVMPEADAQNYRFNPFDLTKVWPYKDYPLIEVGRMVLDRAPDNYFAEVEQAAMDPANFVPGIGPSPDRMLQARLFAYGDAQRYRLGINGTRLPVNSPKGVPGGARNYGRDGAMRFDGNGGRSRNYEPNSFDGPVQTNESSGLGVSVSGVSGTYIPVRHAEDNDFVQAGALYRVMSEAERERLVANIAGSLSQVSREDIIARCVSHFRNADEEYGARVATAVHKRRQSR, from the coding sequence TTGACCACGCGTTCCCATCTCACCACCGAAGCCGGCGCACCCGTCGCCGACAACCAGCACTCGCAGACGGCCGGCCCCACGGGGCCGGTGCTGTTGCAGGACCACCACCTCATCGAGAAGCTGGCTCGCTTCAACCGGGAGCGCATCCCCGAGCGCGTGGTGCACGCGGTGGGCTCTGGCGCCTACGGCCACTTCGAGGTGACGAACCCGGACGTGGCGCGCTGGACGCGCATGAAGCTCTTCAGCCAGGAGGGCAAGCGCACCGAGGTCTTCGTGCGCTTCTCCACCGTGGCCGGCTCCCGGGGCGCGCCCGACACCGCGAGGGATCCACGCGGCTTCGCGGTCCGCTTCTACACCGAGGACGGCAACTGGGACGTGGTGGGCAACAGCACGCCCATCTTCTTCCTGCGTGACGGCATCAAGTTCCCGGACTTCATCCACTCGCAGAAGTACGACCCTTTCACCAACTGCCAGGAGCCCGACAACGTCTGGGACTTCTTCTCGTACTCGCCCGAGGCCACGCACCAGTTCACCTGGCTCTTCGGAGACCGGGGCATCCCCGCCACGCTGCGTCATATGGACGGGTTCGGCTCGCACACCTTCCAGTGGGTGAACGCGGCGGGTGAGCGCTTCTGGGTGAAGTTCCACTTCAAGACCCACCAGGGCATCCGCAACCTCACCTCCGAGGAGGCCGAGGCGATCGGCGGACGCGATCCGCAGTACCACCAGCGGGACCTGTACGGGGCGATCCAGCGCGGCGAGTTCCCCTCGTGGACGCTCAAGGTGCAGGTGATGCCCGAGGCCGACGCGCAGAACTACCGCTTCAACCCGTTCGATCTCACCAAGGTGTGGCCCTACAAGGACTACCCGCTCATCGAGGTGGGTCGGATGGTGCTGGACCGGGCTCCGGACAACTACTTCGCCGAGGTGGAGCAGGCGGCGATGGATCCCGCCAACTTCGTCCCGGGCATCGGCCCCTCGCCGGACCGCATGCTGCAGGCGCGCCTCTTCGCTTACGGAGACGCGCAGCGCTACCGGCTGGGCATCAACGGGACGCGCCTGCCGGTGAACTCGCCCAAGGGCGTTCCGGGCGGCGCGCGCAACTACGGCCGTGACGGCGCCATGCGCTTCGACGGCAACGGAGGCCGGAGCCGCAACTACGAGCCGAACAGCTTCGACGGCCCCGTGCAGACGAACGAGAGCTCGGGCCTGGGCGTCTCCGTCTCGGGCGTCTCCGGTACCTACATCCCCGTGCGCCACGCCGAGGACAACGACTTCGTGCAGGCCGGCGCCCTGTACCGGGTGATGAGCGAGGCGGAGCGCGAGCGGCTCGTGGCGAACATCGCGGGCAGCCTCTCGCAGGTGAGCCGCGAGGACATCATCGCTCGCTGCGTCTCCCACTTCCGCAACGCCGACGAGGAGTACGGCGCCCGCGTCGCGACGGCCGTCCACAAGCGCCGGCAGTCTCGCTGA
- a CDS encoding acetate/propionate family kinase, whose translation MKVLVINVGSTSIKYQLYEMDTEEILAGGVVERVGSPHALHRWRVGPTRSEAEIPAPTMRAGLDAVLARLTSPGGALKDLSELRAVGHRVVHGGEKLVRPCVITPEVKEIISTCAQFAPIHNPANLAGIEAAQAALPNAVHVAVFDTAFHGELPPHSYLYAVPYELYLERGVRRYGFHGPSHQFMAASASEFLKTDLSRLKLITCHLGGGASVSAIDGGRSVDTSMGMTPLEGLVMGTRSGDVDPALSIVLGRQGLSPDAIDEALNRKSGLLGISGVSSDFRDVEQAAAGGNARARLAIEVFVHRIRKYIGAYAAVLGGADAIVFTGGIGENSVKVRSAVCDALVYMGVVVDADKNQHCDARGSGGVVDIASPRAPTRVLVVATDEERMIAREVVRVTAGPTAARQRVTGHAIPVGVSVRHVHLSKEHCAALFGEGYELTERRPVSQPGQYVCRETVDLVGPKGEIERVAIINPLRKETQVEVARTDAITLGVNPPLRESGKLEGTPGLTLRGPKGTVAIDHGVILAHRHVHMHPDDARRFGVGDKSVIRIRVEGERETVFGDVIVRVNEQYALDMHVDTDEANASGLTNDSVATFDGVQ comes from the coding sequence ATGAAAGTCCTCGTCATCAACGTCGGCAGCACCTCTATCAAGTACCAGCTGTATGAGATGGACACCGAGGAGATCCTCGCTGGTGGCGTCGTCGAGCGGGTCGGCTCGCCTCATGCGCTCCACAGGTGGCGGGTCGGCCCGACCCGATCGGAGGCGGAGATCCCCGCGCCCACGATGCGCGCGGGGCTCGACGCGGTGCTCGCCCGGCTGACGAGCCCGGGCGGCGCGCTCAAGGATCTCTCCGAGCTGCGCGCGGTGGGCCACCGGGTGGTGCACGGCGGCGAGAAGCTCGTGCGCCCGTGCGTCATCACCCCCGAGGTGAAGGAGATCATCTCGACGTGCGCGCAGTTCGCGCCCATCCACAACCCGGCCAACCTGGCGGGCATCGAGGCGGCGCAGGCCGCGCTCCCGAACGCCGTCCACGTCGCGGTCTTCGACACGGCCTTCCACGGCGAGCTGCCGCCGCACTCCTACCTCTACGCGGTGCCGTATGAGCTGTACCTCGAGCGCGGCGTGCGCCGGTACGGCTTCCACGGCCCGAGCCACCAGTTCATGGCGGCCAGCGCCTCCGAGTTCCTCAAGACGGACCTCTCCCGGCTGAAGCTCATCACCTGCCACCTGGGCGGCGGCGCGTCGGTGAGCGCCATCGACGGCGGCCGCTCGGTGGACACCTCGATGGGCATGACGCCGCTCGAGGGGCTGGTGATGGGCACGCGCTCGGGCGATGTGGACCCGGCGCTCTCCATCGTGCTCGGGCGGCAGGGGCTGTCTCCGGACGCCATCGACGAGGCGCTGAACCGGAAGTCGGGCCTGCTCGGCATCTCTGGCGTCTCCTCGGACTTCCGTGACGTGGAGCAGGCCGCCGCGGGAGGCAACGCCCGCGCCCGCCTGGCCATCGAGGTGTTCGTCCACCGCATCCGCAAGTACATCGGCGCGTACGCGGCGGTGCTGGGCGGAGCGGACGCCATCGTCTTCACCGGCGGCATCGGCGAGAACAGCGTCAAGGTGCGCTCGGCGGTGTGTGACGCCCTCGTCTACATGGGGGTGGTGGTGGATGCCGACAAGAACCAGCACTGCGACGCGCGCGGCTCGGGCGGCGTGGTGGACATCGCCTCTCCGCGCGCGCCGACCCGGGTGCTGGTCGTCGCCACGGACGAGGAGCGGATGATCGCCCGCGAGGTCGTGCGGGTGACGGCGGGGCCCACGGCGGCGCGGCAGCGCGTCACCGGCCATGCCATCCCGGTAGGCGTCAGCGTGCGCCACGTGCACCTGTCCAAGGAGCACTGCGCCGCGCTCTTCGGCGAGGGCTATGAGCTCACCGAGCGCCGCCCGGTGTCACAGCCCGGCCAGTACGTGTGCCGCGAGACGGTGGACCTGGTCGGGCCCAAGGGAGAGATCGAGCGCGTGGCGATCATCAACCCGCTGCGCAAGGAGACCCAGGTCGAGGTGGCCCGCACGGACGCGATCACCCTGGGAGTGAACCCGCCGCTGCGTGAGTCCGGCAAGCTCGAGGGCACGCCCGGCCTGACGCTGCGCGGCCCGAAGGGCACGGTGGCCATCGACCATGGCGTCATCCTGGCGCATCGCCACGTGCACATGCACCCGGACGACGCGCGCCGCTTCGGCGTGGGGGACAAGAGCGTCATCCGCATCCGCGTCGAGGGCGAGCGCGAGACCGTCTTCGGAGACGTGATCGTCCGGGTCAACGAGCAGTACGCCCTGGACATGCACGTGGACACCGACGAGGCGAACGCCTCGGGGCTCACCAACGACAGCGTGGCCACCTTCGACGGCGTCCAGTAG
- a CDS encoding sigma-70 family RNA polymerase sigma factor — translation MWRRRPQPTRDPAFDREALGHLAALHDTALRLCGDAAEAQDLTHDTYVRALNAADRFEPGTSLKAWLLTILHNLFRTRLRDKGRHAELELDDGSAEVAVAPTGEEVWHAVTSAQLDSAMELLPPKLREAVVLRDLQGLSYKEISQVLDLPVGTVMSRLHRGREALKASLVPLMQGESVPAHKRDVR, via the coding sequence ATGTGGAGACGACGGCCCCAGCCCACGCGGGATCCCGCGTTCGATCGTGAAGCGCTCGGCCACCTGGCCGCGCTCCATGACACGGCCTTGCGTCTGTGCGGTGACGCGGCGGAGGCGCAGGACCTCACGCACGACACGTACGTGAGGGCGCTCAACGCCGCGGACCGCTTCGAGCCGGGCACCTCGCTCAAGGCGTGGCTGCTGACCATCCTGCACAACCTCTTCCGCACGCGGCTGAGGGACAAGGGCCGCCACGCCGAGCTCGAGCTGGACGATGGGTCGGCGGAGGTGGCTGTTGCGCCCACTGGCGAGGAGGTGTGGCACGCCGTCACGAGCGCTCAGCTCGACTCGGCGATGGAATTGTTGCCACCGAAACTCCGCGAGGCGGTGGTGCTGCGCGATCTCCAGGGTCTGTCGTACAAGGAGATCTCGCAGGTGCTCGACCTGCCTGTCGGAACCGTGATGTCACGCCTCCACCGGGGCCGGGAGGCGCTGAAGGCGAGCCTGGTGCCTCTGATGCAGGGCGAGAGCGTCCCGGCGCACAAGCGAGATGTGAGATGA
- a CDS encoding c-type cytochrome gives MHVRKTLSLAALGLGIGFGGLSTWQTAFAETPAQPKHNVPRSKDGDVVIALCDGETTLEVDGVKDPSAISRKQAQDISDQLMLQWRKKNPDANWDPPGQLVAQANPPTPPAAANAPVKKEGVTASSNPDQAARRAASNTQDGHTYGAFSARDEAIWKESTEQAVREGHKVFHDAKTLGSTVAISCDMCHPDASNTHPETYPKYQVQLGRVALLRDMINWCIENPVRGKPLAEDDPRMKQMEAYIMAQRKGVKMEYGKH, from the coding sequence ATGCACGTGCGAAAGACTCTCAGCCTCGCGGCGCTCGGACTCGGGATCGGCTTCGGTGGCCTCTCCACCTGGCAGACGGCCTTCGCCGAGACCCCCGCCCAACCCAAGCACAACGTCCCCCGCTCGAAGGACGGCGACGTCGTCATCGCCCTGTGTGACGGCGAGACGACTCTCGAGGTGGACGGCGTCAAGGATCCCTCCGCCATCTCCCGCAAGCAGGCCCAGGACATCTCCGACCAGCTGATGCTGCAGTGGCGCAAGAAGAACCCGGACGCCAACTGGGATCCCCCGGGCCAGCTCGTCGCCCAGGCCAACCCGCCCACGCCTCCCGCCGCGGCCAACGCCCCGGTGAAGAAGGAGGGCGTGACGGCCTCCTCGAACCCCGACCAGGCGGCCCGCCGCGCTGCTTCCAACACCCAGGACGGCCACACCTACGGCGCCTTCAGCGCCCGCGACGAGGCCATCTGGAAGGAGTCCACCGAGCAGGCCGTGCGCGAGGGACACAAGGTGTTCCACGACGCCAAGACGCTCGGCAGCACCGTGGCCATCTCCTGCGACATGTGCCACCCGGACGCCTCGAACACGCACCCGGAGACGTACCCGAAGTACCAGGTGCAACTGGGCCGTGTCGCCCTGCTCCGCGATATGATCAACTGGTGCATCGAGAACCCGGTGCGCGGCAAGCCGCTGGCCGAGGACGATCCGCGGATGAAGCAGATGGAGGCCTACATCATGGCCCAGCGCAAGGGCGTGAAGATGGAGTACGGCAAGCACTGA
- a CDS encoding anti-sigma factor family protein, giving the protein MTVSCDSVRNWLSAWIDGERTPLSSEDFERHLAECADCDKAARTLRGFLRTVASAYVPAAVPSSLEASVRGVARRRSALRRFAPVIAAMSAAAAVALVVFTLLRPAPVQAASLAEAAAWAHEGLASGVLPLDVEGGNATELSRWLTERVGFQVVLPKLEDSTLEFHGGRLVPLEGAYAAVVSFERNGEPVSLGIAPRHAEGNLADAPRTELFRNMKFSTRTVRGLSVISWSEGSLSYALVSRVPATGRASCAVCHGAKSGLKSVDEFHGMR; this is encoded by the coding sequence ATGACGGTGTCCTGTGACAGCGTGCGGAACTGGCTGTCGGCCTGGATCGACGGCGAGCGCACCCCGCTCTCGTCGGAGGATTTCGAGCGCCACCTCGCGGAGTGCGCGGACTGCGACAAGGCGGCGCGCACGCTGCGTGGGTTCCTCCGCACGGTGGCCTCCGCCTACGTGCCCGCGGCGGTCCCCAGCTCCCTGGAGGCCTCCGTCCGCGGCGTGGCCCGGCGGCGCTCGGCCCTGAGGCGGTTCGCTCCGGTGATCGCGGCCATGAGTGCCGCCGCGGCCGTGGCGCTGGTGGTCTTCACCCTGCTCCGCCCGGCGCCGGTGCAGGCGGCCTCGCTGGCGGAGGCGGCGGCCTGGGCGCACGAGGGCCTGGCCTCCGGTGTCCTCCCGCTGGACGTGGAGGGCGGCAACGCGACCGAGCTGTCCCGGTGGCTCACGGAGCGCGTGGGCTTCCAGGTGGTGCTCCCGAAGCTGGAGGACTCGACGCTCGAGTTCCACGGCGGCCGGCTGGTACCGCTGGAGGGTGCCTACGCCGCCGTCGTGAGCTTCGAGCGCAACGGAGAGCCGGTGAGCCTGGGCATCGCGCCCCGGCACGCGGAGGGCAACCTGGCGGACGCTCCGCGCACGGAGCTGTTCCGGAACATGAAGTTCTCCACGCGCACCGTCCGCGGCCTGAGCGTCATCAGCTGGAGCGAGGGCTCGCTGAGCTACGCGCTGGTGTCTCGCGTCCCGGCCACCGGGCGCGCTTCCTGCGCGGTGTGCCACGGGGCGAAGTCGGGCCTCAAGAGCGTGGACGAGTTCCACGGGATGCGGTGA
- a CDS encoding ankyrin repeat domain-containing protein — MKTQTQDSPATKIDAEVMALARESFRCARAGEVDRLAWLLEVGVPVNVCNERGDSLLMLTSYLGHVEATRLLLAHRADPERTNDRGQTPLAGVAFKGDVATAQLLLDHGAQVDGAGPDGKTALMFAAMFDRLEVLELLLARGAAPGRQDEGGRTALDYARAMGAQRTQARLANL, encoded by the coding sequence ATGAAGACACAGACTCAGGATTCGCCCGCGACGAAGATCGACGCCGAAGTGATGGCCCTGGCCCGGGAGTCCTTCCGGTGCGCGAGGGCAGGGGAGGTGGACCGCCTGGCCTGGCTCCTCGAGGTGGGCGTCCCCGTCAACGTCTGCAACGAGCGAGGAGACTCCCTGTTGATGCTCACGAGCTACCTCGGACACGTGGAGGCCACGCGGCTCCTGCTGGCGCACCGCGCCGATCCGGAGCGCACCAACGACCGGGGGCAGACGCCGCTGGCCGGTGTGGCCTTCAAGGGGGATGTCGCGACGGCGCAACTGCTGCTGGACCACGGCGCCCAGGTCGACGGCGCGGGACCGGATGGCAAGACGGCCCTCATGTTCGCGGCCATGTTCGATCGGCTGGAGGTGCTCGAGCTGCTGCTCGCTCGGGGCGCGGCGCCGGGGCGCCAGGATGAGGGGGGACGCACGGCGCTCGACTACGCGCGGGCCATGGGGGCTCAGCGGACCCAGGCGCGGCTCGCCAACCTGTAG